The following coding sequences are from one Mycobacterium bourgelatii window:
- a CDS encoding alpha/beta hydrolase: MPNLDTADEKPEIDPILLKVLDAVPFRLSTEDGIDAVRQRLRDLPRRPVHPELRVEDRTIAGPAGSIGIRIYWPSTDSGHASQPVVVFFHGGGFVMGDLDTHDGTCRLHAVGADAIVVSVDYRLAPEHPYPAAIEDAWAATLWVAEHAAEIGAVPARIAVAGDSAGGTIAAVIAQRARDSGGPPIAFQLLWYPSTLWDQSLPSFSENANALILDRKAVADFSRWYAGEVDLSSPPPGMAPGRADNLADLPPAYIAVAGHDPLRDDGLRYAELLADAGVAVEAHNAETLVHGYVGYAGVVPAATAATNRALAALRVALHG, encoded by the coding sequence ATGCCGAATCTGGACACCGCCGACGAGAAACCCGAGATCGACCCCATCCTGCTGAAGGTACTGGATGCGGTTCCGTTTCGGCTATCAACCGAGGACGGTATCGACGCGGTGCGCCAGCGATTGCGCGACTTGCCGCGCCGCCCGGTGCACCCCGAACTTCGGGTGGAGGACCGCACCATCGCCGGGCCGGCAGGATCGATCGGGATCCGGATCTATTGGCCGTCAACCGATTCCGGCCACGCGAGCCAACCGGTGGTGGTGTTCTTCCACGGTGGCGGCTTCGTCATGGGTGATCTCGACACGCACGACGGCACGTGCCGCCTGCACGCCGTCGGCGCCGACGCGATAGTGGTATCAGTCGACTACCGACTGGCACCCGAGCACCCCTACCCCGCCGCGATCGAAGATGCTTGGGCCGCAACGCTATGGGTGGCCGAGCATGCTGCCGAGATCGGCGCCGTCCCCGCGCGGATTGCCGTGGCAGGGGACTCGGCGGGTGGCACCATCGCGGCGGTCATCGCCCAACGCGCTCGCGATAGCGGCGGGCCACCGATCGCCTTCCAACTGCTGTGGTATCCCTCCACCTTGTGGGACCAATCGTTGCCGTCGTTCAGCGAGAATGCGAATGCCCTGATCCTGGACCGAAAGGCCGTTGCTGACTTCTCCCGTTGGTACGCAGGCGAAGTCGACTTGTCCAGCCCTCCGCCGGGCATGGCTCCCGGTCGTGCCGACAACCTGGCCGATCTGCCGCCCGCCTACATCGCCGTCGCCGGTCACGACCCGCTGCGCGACGACGGCCTCCGCTATGCGGAGTTGCTGGCTGACGCCGGCGTCGCGGTCGAGGCGCACAACGCCGAGACGCTGGTCCACGGCTACGTCGGCTACGCGGGGGTGGTTCCTGCCGCAACCGCGGCGACGAACCGGGCGCTGGCGGCGTTGCGTGTTGCGCTCCACGGATAG
- a CDS encoding lysoplasmalogenase gives MEVPYAKRFVLGGWVLAGWAALAYGVYLTFLALRLPPGFELTGQWVLQPPFKASMALLLAAAAVAHPIARERRWLLPALLFSAGGDWLLAIPWWPMSFVLGLGSFLLAHLCFLAALAPLVVKSPRSPVRIGAVVLMCLSSASLLTWFWPHLGKEKLTVPVSVYIIVLTAMVSAALLAKLPTIWTAVGAVCFAVSDSMIAISRFILGNEALAVPIWWTYAGALILITAGFFFGREDSVQTEVPEPAEAT, from the coding sequence ATGGAAGTACCGTACGCAAAGCGCTTCGTGCTCGGCGGCTGGGTGCTGGCCGGCTGGGCCGCCCTGGCCTACGGCGTCTACCTAACCTTTCTTGCGCTGCGCCTGCCGCCGGGGTTCGAACTCACCGGGCAATGGGTTCTGCAACCCCCGTTCAAAGCCTCGATGGCGCTGTTGCTGGCCGCCGCGGCCGTCGCCCACCCGATCGCCCGTGAGCGTCGGTGGCTGCTGCCGGCCCTGCTGTTCTCGGCGGGTGGCGACTGGCTGTTGGCCATTCCTTGGTGGCCCATGTCATTTGTGCTCGGTCTGGGTTCATTCCTGTTGGCGCATCTGTGTTTTCTGGCGGCGCTGGCTCCTCTGGTGGTGAAGTCGCCGCGTTCTCCCGTGCGCATCGGTGCCGTGGTCTTGATGTGCCTGTCGTCCGCGTCGTTGTTGACCTGGTTTTGGCCGCACCTCGGCAAGGAAAAGTTGACCGTCCCGGTGTCCGTCTACATCATCGTGCTGACCGCCATGGTGTCGGCAGCACTGTTGGCGAAGTTGCCGACGATCTGGACCGCGGTGGGGGCGGTGTGTTTTGCCGTGTCCGACTCGATGATCGCCATCAGCCGGTTCATTCTCGGCAACGAGGCATTGGCAGTGCCCATCTGGTGGACGTACGCGGGGGCGCTCATCCTGATCACCGCCGGTTTCTTCTTCGGCCGCGAGGACAGCGTCCAAACCGAGGTTCCGGAACCGGCGGAAGCGACTTAG
- a CDS encoding primosomal protein N': MSSSKVSRGSDRASIEVEPIARVLPMLSVPHLDREFDYLVSAEQSDDAQPGVRVRVRFHGRLVDGFILERRNDTDHHGKLGWLDRVVSPEPVLTTEIRRLVDAVAARYAGTRPDVLRLAVPPRHARVEREAVASLGAPDVAPVDPAGWEVYGRGGAFLTALAEARAARAVWQALPGEQWADRFAEAAAQTVRAGRTVLAIVPDQRDLDILWQATTALVDERHVVALAAGLGPAARYRRWLAALRGSARLVIGTRSAVFAPLSDLGLVMVWADGDDSLAEPRAPYPHAREVAMLRAHQARCAALIGGYARTAEAHALVRSGWAHDIVAPRPVVRAASPRVVALDDGGYAEERDPAARTARLPSIALRAARSALEAGAPVLVQVPRRGYVPALACGRCRTIARCRHCTGPLQLQDRAAQGTVCGWCGRIDPTVRCVRCGSEAVRAVVVGARRTAEELGRAFPGTAVMTSAGDHIITDAVAKPALVVATPGAEPPAEDGYGAALLLDTWALLGRQDLRAAEEALWRWMAAAALVRPRRDGGVVTVVAEASIPTVQSLIRWDPVGHADAELDARSEVGLPPSVHIAALDGTAAGVRALLDQAELPEGAELLGPVELPPGARRPPGTPADTPVTRMLVRVDRQLGLQLAASLRRAVGVLSARQHNEPVRVQIDPLHIG, translated from the coding sequence ATGTCGTCCAGCAAGGTGTCCCGGGGGTCTGACCGCGCGTCCATCGAAGTAGAGCCGATCGCGCGGGTACTGCCGATGTTGTCGGTGCCGCACCTCGACCGCGAGTTCGACTACCTGGTTTCCGCCGAGCAGTCCGATGACGCCCAGCCGGGGGTGCGGGTACGCGTGCGATTCCACGGTCGCCTGGTCGACGGCTTCATCTTGGAACGGCGCAACGACACCGATCATCACGGCAAGCTGGGCTGGCTCGATCGGGTCGTTTCCCCTGAACCCGTCCTGACCACGGAAATCCGCCGCCTGGTCGACGCGGTGGCCGCGCGATATGCGGGAACCCGCCCCGACGTATTGCGCCTGGCAGTACCGCCCCGGCACGCCCGAGTGGAACGAGAGGCCGTGGCCTCCCTGGGCGCACCCGACGTCGCCCCGGTCGACCCGGCGGGCTGGGAGGTCTATGGGCGCGGCGGAGCTTTCCTGACCGCGTTGGCCGAGGCGCGTGCCGCCCGGGCCGTCTGGCAAGCACTTCCGGGCGAGCAGTGGGCGGACCGCTTCGCCGAGGCCGCAGCGCAGACCGTTCGAGCGGGCCGCACGGTGCTGGCGATCGTGCCCGACCAGCGGGATCTGGACATACTGTGGCAGGCCACGACCGCCCTGGTCGACGAACGCCATGTCGTAGCCCTGGCTGCCGGCTTGGGCCCGGCGGCGCGCTATCGGCGCTGGTTAGCCGCGCTGCGCGGCAGCGCCCGATTGGTAATTGGTACCCGCAGTGCGGTGTTCGCGCCGCTCAGCGACCTGGGGTTGGTCATGGTCTGGGCCGACGGGGACGACAGCCTGGCCGAGCCGCGGGCGCCGTATCCACACGCGCGAGAGGTGGCGATGCTGCGGGCGCATCAGGCCCGGTGCGCGGCGCTGATCGGTGGCTACGCCCGGACCGCTGAGGCACACGCGTTGGTCCGCAGCGGCTGGGCTCACGACATCGTGGCCCCACGGCCCGTCGTGCGCGCGGCCAGTCCGCGCGTCGTTGCTCTCGACGACGGCGGCTACGCCGAGGAACGCGACCCGGCAGCCCGCACGGCACGGTTGCCGTCCATCGCGTTGCGCGCGGCCCGTTCGGCGTTAGAGGCCGGAGCGCCGGTCCTGGTGCAGGTTCCGCGTCGCGGGTATGTGCCGGCGTTGGCCTGCGGGCGCTGCCGCACGATTGCCCGCTGCCGGCACTGCACCGGTCCGCTGCAGTTGCAGGACCGGGCGGCGCAAGGCACGGTCTGCGGTTGGTGCGGACGCATCGACCCGACGGTTCGTTGCGTGCGTTGTGGCTCCGAAGCGGTGCGCGCCGTGGTCGTCGGGGCCCGACGCACCGCCGAGGAGCTCGGCCGAGCCTTCCCGGGAACCGCGGTGATGACGTCGGCGGGGGACCACATCATCACCGATGCCGTCGCGAAGCCGGCCCTGGTGGTTGCTACGCCCGGAGCCGAGCCGCCTGCCGAGGACGGGTACGGCGCGGCGTTGCTGCTGGACACCTGGGCTTTGCTGGGTCGGCAAGATCTGCGCGCCGCCGAGGAGGCACTGTGGCGTTGGATGGCCGCGGCCGCGTTGGTGCGACCGCGACGTGACGGCGGCGTGGTGACGGTGGTCGCGGAAGCCTCCATCCCGACCGTCCAGTCGCTGATCCGTTGGGATCCGGTCGGTCACGCCGACGCCGAACTTGATGCCCGATCCGAAGTGGGTTTGCCGCCAAGCGTTCATATCGCTGCCCTGGACGGCACCGCCGCGGGTGTACGGGCGCTGCTGGATCAGGCCGAATTACCCGAGGGAGCCGAACTTTTGGGTCCGGTCGAGCTACCGCCGGGGGCCCGCCGCCCGCCGGGCACCCCCGCTGACACACCTGTGACCAGGATGCTGGTGCGCGTCGACCGCCAACTCGGTTTGCAGCTCGCAGCGAGCCTGCGGCGGGCGGTTGGGGTGCTCAGTGCTCGTCAGCACAACGAGCCGGTGCGCGTGCAGATCGACCCGTTACATATCGGATAG